One region of Sulfurisphaera ohwakuensis genomic DNA includes:
- a CDS encoding YkgJ family cysteine cluster protein → MLTKNALRGDIKSLEALLDFLEKFNAPISKFAMYSILYQVIMNNFLDLGKYCEECGGKCCKLGLPVPVYHFDYKELKARLSKEELKNLRKHNGFYTLSRPCPFQDSWKCKIHEFKPYACMSYPFATEDEQKDVMESYKDGIPDFKVPDFCIAGKKVKEFMDEIVNKLRVKLGRDPTPREMLNEVLTKF, encoded by the coding sequence ATGTTAACTAAAAATGCACTAAGAGGAGATATTAAGAGTTTAGAGGCACTTCTAGATTTTTTAGAGAAGTTTAATGCTCCTATATCTAAGTTTGCTATGTATTCTATATTATATCAAGTAATAATGAATAATTTTCTTGATTTAGGAAAGTACTGTGAGGAATGTGGAGGAAAATGTTGCAAACTCGGTCTTCCAGTCCCGGTTTATCACTTTGATTATAAGGAATTAAAAGCAAGACTAAGTAAAGAGGAACTAAAAAACTTGAGAAAACATAACGGATTTTATACACTTTCTAGACCTTGTCCTTTTCAAGATAGTTGGAAGTGTAAGATACATGAATTTAAGCCTTATGCGTGTATGTCTTATCCTTTTGCTACTGAAGACGAGCAGAAAGATGTAATGGAAAGCTACAAGGATGGTATACCTGATTTTAAAGTACCAGATTTTTGTATTGCTGGTAAGAAAGTTAAAGAATTCATGGACGAAATAGTTAACAAGTTACGAGTTAAATTAGGAAGAGATCCTACTCCAAGGGAAATGCTTAATGAAGTATTAACAAAGTTTTAA